One window of Opisthocomus hoazin isolate bOpiHoa1 chromosome 13, bOpiHoa1.hap1, whole genome shotgun sequence genomic DNA carries:
- the CCDC63 gene encoding coiled-coil domain-containing protein 63 — translation MGPWPEIWVLGEAGLGNTARLWTRVVVDLAATTSALPCEVVSQLEVTFPQLGTVEGGYQRAKNPADFAPKHIRSAYGVGLRGSEFWMRGEPSLRQMLSDFPALEKENLAEAEIRRLQKQFGIAAKRKSYGANMRPRAQAQEKEIESLTQEHKEMSLMLSQITSLRNATLDERNCAEFQCLLQTKYQYDALIRDRKALLVDLDNQILELEKKVVRQKQIAAKVEQANSSKRLQKEIETLELHLNNVTVRFDTILTRNNKLREEIESMRIQKAILDNFYLKVHEKLGQQTRRMNAAVERFAQAYEQRTEVLERISAINERHSEDTVQYNVELQERERVLDQETTLKAFVLTKHTDRSELEEQAKKKKALKAAEQAKWTQGESFESWEVAYKHLMELVEDGDVDQLVNGFIEKEQKNFSCFSYTIELNNEMEKMQQKIKALEIEISALVMDWECAKSSSLHVLKELEEKLMETIDEAKWYEERCKESSKVLGQVKSSMEGLFREVSCNATKIMKQLGEKGQVTDLNLMQIFGLLAQQTDTLLLMESILRYTSAKGSHPAQLSAMVLLGGTGLLQTMDRAQLCPPPPATDAVEVPLEPGQLVLQSREKERGSTASTGKKRRSSVEV, via the exons ATGGGGCCGTGGCCCGAGatttgggtgctgggggaggcaggGTTGGGGAATACGGCTCGATTGTGGACACGGGTAGTGGTGGATCTAGCTGCTACAACTTCAGCACTTCCCTGTGAGGTGGTTTCTCAGCTAGAAGTCACCTTCCCCCAGCTGGGGAC TGTGGAGGGGGGTTACCAAAGAGCAAAGAACCCAGCAGACTTTGCTCCAAAGCACATCAGAAGCGCTTACGGAGTTGGTTTGCGTGGCTCAGAGTTTTGGATG CGGGGAGAGCCCTCGCTGAGGCAGATGCTTTCGGACTTCCCTGCATTGGAGAAAGAAAACTTGGCTGAAGCCGAGATCAGGAGACTGCAGAAACAGTTTGGGATCGCGGCGAAGAGAAAATCTTACGGTGCCAACATGAGGCCACGAGCGCAGGCTCAGGA GAAAGAAATAGAGTCGCTGACTCAGGAACACAAAGAGATGTCGTTAATGCTGAGCCAGATCACATCCCTGAGAAATGCGACGCTGGATGAGAGGAACTGTGCGGAGTTCCAGTGCCTTTTGCAGACCAAATATCAGTACGATGCTCTGATTAGAGACAGAAAAGCCCTGTTGGTTGACCTGGACAACCAG ATACTAGAGCTGGAAAAAAAGGTTGTGAGGCAGAAGCAGATAGCGGCGAAGGTGGAGCAAGCAAACAGTAGCAAACGACTGCAAAAAGAGATCGAGACACTGGAGCTGCACCTGAACA ATGTCACTGTCCGTTTTGATACCATCCTGACCAGAAATAACAAGCTCCGAGAAGAGATCGAAAGCATGCGAATCCAGAAAGCCATTTTGGACAACTTCTACTTGAAGGTCCATGAGAAGCTGGGTCAGCAGACGAGAAGGATGAACGCTGCCGTTGAGCGATTCGCCCAAGCCTACGAGCAGCG GACGGAGGTTCTGGAAAGGATCTCAGCCATTAACGAAAGGCACAGTGAAGACACCGTCCAGTACAATGTCGAGCTGCAGGAGCGGGAGCGCGTCCTTGACCAGGAGACCACGCTGAAAGCCTTCGTGCTCACCAAACATACAGATCGCTCTGAACTGGAGGAAcaggccaaaaagaaaaaag CCTTGAAGGCAGCCGAGCAAGCGAAGTGGACCCAAGGGGAGAGCTTCGAGAGCTGGGAGGTGGCTTACAAACACCTGATGGAGCTGGTGGAGGATGGGGATGTCGACCAGCTGGTGAACGGCTTCATCGAAAAGGAGCAGAAGAACTTCTCCTGCTTCAGCTACACCATCGAGCTGAACAACGAGATGGAGAAGATGCAGCAGAAGATCAAGGCCCTCGAG atcgaaATTTCAGCCCTCGTGATGGACTGGGAGTGTGCAAAGAGCAGCAGCCTTCACgtcctgaaggagctggag GAAAAACTAATGGAAACCATTGACGAAGCCAAGTGGTATGAAGAGAGATGCAAGGAGAGCAGCAAAGTCCTGGGCCAGGTCAAATCCAGCATGGAAGGTCTGTTCAGAGAAgtcagctgcaacgccacgaagATAATGAAGCAGCTAGGAGAAAAGGGGCAGGTCACGGATCTGAACCTGATGCAGATTTTCG GTCTCCTGGCACAGCAGACGGACACGCTCCTGCTGATGGAGTCCATCCTGCGCTACACGTCGGCCAAGGGCTCGCACCCGGCCCAGCTCTCCGCCATGGTGCTGCTGGGTGGCACCGGGCTCCTCCAAACGATGGATCGGGCCCAgctctgcccgccgccccccgccacgGATGCCG TGGAGGTGCCGCTGGAGCCCGGCCAGCTGGTTCTCCAGAGCCGCGAGAAGGAGCGGGGCAGCACCGCCAGCACGGGcaagaagaggaggagcagcGTCGAGGTGTGA
- the MYL2 gene encoding myosin regulatory light chain 2, ventricular/cardiac muscle isoform, protein MRSLPARSAPRFELRDILPGINPSNTQPRGSEGPAPRHLSQRHRRPREAMAPKKAKKRIEGANSNVFSMFEQAQIQEFKEAFTIMDQNRDGFIDKADLRDTFAALGRLNVQNEEIDEMIKEAPGPINFTVFLTMFGEKLKGADPEETILNAFKVFDPEGKGLKSAYIKEMLMTQGERFSQEEVDQMFAAFPPDVSGNLDYKNLVHVITHGEEKD, encoded by the exons ATGCGTTCGCTCCCCGCACGAAGCGCGCCGCGGTTCGAGCTCCGCGATATCCTGCCGGGGATAAACCCGTCTAACACCCAG CCCAGGGGAAGCGAGGGACCGGCTCCGAGACACCTCTCCCAGCGACATCGGCGGCCGCGCGAAGCCATG GCACCCAAGAAAGCCAAGAAGAGGATTGAAGGTGCTAACTCCAACGTCTTCTCCATGTTCGAGCAGGCCCAGATCCAGGAATTCAAAGAG GCGTTCACCATCATGGATCAGAACCGGGACGGCTTCATCGACAAGGCGGATCTGAGAGACACGTTTGCCGCGCTGG GGCGCCTGAACGTGCAGAACGAGGAGATCGATGAGATGATAAAGGAGGCACCAGGACCAATCAACTTCACCGTGTTCCTCACCATGTTTGGGGAGAAACTCAAGG GTGCTGACCCGGAGGAGACGATCCTGAACGCGTTCAAGGTGTTTGATCCAGAGGGGAAAGGCCTGAAATCTGCCTA CATCAAAGAAATGCTGATGACGCAGGGTGAGAGGTTTTCTCAGGAAGAG GTTGACCAGATGTTCGCAGCCTTCCCTCCAGATGTGTCTGGCAACCTGGATTACAAAAACCTCGTCCACGTCATCACGCACGGCGAAGAGAAGGACTAG